One stretch of Sander lucioperca isolate FBNREF2018 chromosome 13, SLUC_FBN_1.2, whole genome shotgun sequence DNA includes these proteins:
- the LOC116036155 gene encoding complement C1q-like protein 4 isoform X3 produces MKISVSFTLWLLLGAVFAEVSTDAGQAQLKTEMDILKQQQLVRQVAFSAGLLAVGQVATIGPFPTNTPLIFKHVPTNIGNAYNSNTGVFTAPVRGAYHFEWWIGAVGDGRHSVLAVLVKNSEGVFTAYESQTAGYMSASNGVTLLLEVGDTVFVRLWAGHRVYDDGGHRTTFSGHLLFPM; encoded by the exons ATGAAGATCTCTGTGAGTTTTACGCTGTGGCTGCTGCTCGGCGCCGTCTTCGCAGAAGTAAGTACCGA TGCAGGTCAAGCACAGCTGAAGACTGAAATGGACATCCTGAAGCAACAACAGCTAG tccGACAGGTTGCATTCTCAGCCGGTCTGCTGGCTGTAGGCCAAGTAGCAACTATTGGACCCTTTCCCACAAACACCCCTCTGATCTTCAAACACGTCCCCACCAACATTGGAAATGCCTACAACTCAAACACAG GTGTGTTCACTGCCCCGGTGAGAGGAGCGTACCACTTTGAGTGGTGGATCGGTGCAGTTGGAGACGGCAGACACTCTGTACTTGCTGTGTTGGTCAAGAACTCAGAGGGTGTTTTCACGGCATACGAGAGTCAGACAGCCGGTTATATGAGTGCTTCTAATGGCGTTACGCTGCTGCTGGAGGTGGGAGACACCGTGTTTGTGCGTCTGTGGGCTGGCCATAGGGTGTATGACGATGGAGGTCACCGCACCACCTTCAGTGGTCATCTGCTGTTCCCCATGTAA
- the LOC116036155 gene encoding complement C1q-like protein 4 isoform X2, giving the protein MKISVSFTLWLLLGAVFAEVSTDSSQDIFVALREMTASLVQLKADMIAGQAQLKTEMDILKQQQLVRQVAFSAGLLAVGQVATIGPFPTNTPLIFKHVPTNIGNAYNSNTGVFTAPVRGAYHFEWWIGAVGDGRHSVLAVLVKNSEGVFTAYESQTAGYMSASNGVTLLLEVGDTVFVRLWAGHRVYDDGGHRTTFSGHLLFPM; this is encoded by the exons ATGAAGATCTCTGTGAGTTTTACGCTGTGGCTGCTGCTCGGCGCCGTCTTCGCAGAAGTAAGTACCGATTCCTCTCAAGACATCTTCGTTGCGCTGAGAGAGATGACCGCCTCGTTGGTTCAACTGAAGGCGGACATGA TTGCAGGTCAAGCACAGCTGAAGACTGAAATGGACATCCTGAAGCAACAACAGCTAG tccGACAGGTTGCATTCTCAGCCGGTCTGCTGGCTGTAGGCCAAGTAGCAACTATTGGACCCTTTCCCACAAACACCCCTCTGATCTTCAAACACGTCCCCACCAACATTGGAAATGCCTACAACTCAAACACAG GTGTGTTCACTGCCCCGGTGAGAGGAGCGTACCACTTTGAGTGGTGGATCGGTGCAGTTGGAGACGGCAGACACTCTGTACTTGCTGTGTTGGTCAAGAACTCAGAGGGTGTTTTCACGGCATACGAGAGTCAGACAGCCGGTTATATGAGTGCTTCTAATGGCGTTACGCTGCTGCTGGAGGTGGGAGACACCGTGTTTGTGCGTCTGTGGGCTGGCCATAGGGTGTATGACGATGGAGGTCACCGCACCACCTTCAGTGGTCATCTGCTGTTCCCCATGTAA
- the LOC116036155 gene encoding complement C1q-like protein 4 isoform X1, with translation MKISVSFTLWLLLGAVFAEVSTDSSQDIFVALREMTASLVQLKADMTLQTQGQAQLKTEMDILKQQQLVRQVAFSAGLLAVGQVATIGPFPTNTPLIFKHVPTNIGNAYNSNTGVFTAPVRGAYHFEWWIGAVGDGRHSVLAVLVKNSEGVFTAYESQTAGYMSASNGVTLLLEVGDTVFVRLWAGHRVYDDGGHRTTFSGHLLFPM, from the exons ATGAAGATCTCTGTGAGTTTTACGCTGTGGCTGCTGCTCGGCGCCGTCTTCGCAGAAGTAAGTACCGATTCCTCTCAAGACATCTTCGTTGCGCTGAGAGAGATGACCGCCTCGTTGGTTCAACTGAAGGCGGACATGACGCTGCAGACTCAAG GTCAAGCACAGCTGAAGACTGAAATGGACATCCTGAAGCAACAACAGCTAG tccGACAGGTTGCATTCTCAGCCGGTCTGCTGGCTGTAGGCCAAGTAGCAACTATTGGACCCTTTCCCACAAACACCCCTCTGATCTTCAAACACGTCCCCACCAACATTGGAAATGCCTACAACTCAAACACAG GTGTGTTCACTGCCCCGGTGAGAGGAGCGTACCACTTTGAGTGGTGGATCGGTGCAGTTGGAGACGGCAGACACTCTGTACTTGCTGTGTTGGTCAAGAACTCAGAGGGTGTTTTCACGGCATACGAGAGTCAGACAGCCGGTTATATGAGTGCTTCTAATGGCGTTACGCTGCTGCTGGAGGTGGGAGACACCGTGTTTGTGCGTCTGTGGGCTGGCCATAGGGTGTATGACGATGGAGGTCACCGCACCACCTTCAGTGGTCATCTGCTGTTCCCCATGTAA